Genomic window (Mya arenaria isolate MELC-2E11 chromosome 16, ASM2691426v1):
AAAGTTGGGAAGACCGTATTGGGACGTCCAGTGAAGGAAACAATTCACTGGGGCTATTGGGTCAACAATCACAGATAACGTAGATACAgtaatcaataaatgttgggaTGATCGCATTAGGACGGTCAGTGAAGGTAACAATTCACTGTGGTTGTTGGGTCAACATACACAGATAACGTAGATACAGTAATCAATACATGTTGGGACGACCGCATTGGGACGGTCAGTGAAGGGAACAATTCACTGTGGCTGTTGGGTCAACATACAGAGATAACGTAGATACAGTAATCAATCAATGTTGGAATGACCGCATTGGGACGGTCAGTGAAGAGAGCAATTAACTAGGGCTGTTGGGTCAACATACACAGATAACGTAGATACAGTAATCAATACATGTTGGGATGACCGCATTGGGACGGTCAGTGAAGGGAACAATTCACTGTGGCTGTTGGGTCAACACTCACAGATAACGTAGATACAgtaatcaataaatgttgggaTAACCGCATTGGGACGGTCAATGAAGAGAGCAATTCACTGGGGTTGTTGGGTCAACATATACAGATAACGTAGATACagtcatcaataaatgtttggaTGACCGCATTGGGACAGTCAGTGAAGGGAACAATTCACCGGGGCTGTTGGGTCAATATACACAGATAACGTAGATAcattaatcaataaatgttgggaTGGCCTAATTGGGGCGGTCAGTGAAGGGAACAATTCACTGTGGCTGTTGGGTCAACATACACAGATAACGTAGATACAGTAATCAATAAATGTTAGGGTGGCCGCATTGGGACGGTCAGTAAAGGGAACAATTCACTGGGACTATTGGGTCAACACAGATAACGGAGATACAGTAATCAATACATGTTGGGATGACCGCATTGGGACGGTCATTAAAGGGAACAATTCACTGGTGGCTGTTGGGTCAACAAGTACAGATAACGTAGATACAgtaatcaataaatgttgggaTGACCGCATTGGGACGGTCAGTGAAGGGAACAATTCACTGGGGCTGTTGCGTTAACATACACAGATAACGTAGATACAGGAATCAATAAATGTTGGAATGACCGCATTGGGACGTTCAGTGAAGAGAACAATTCACTGGTGCTGTTGGGTCAACATACACAGAAAACGTAGATACAgtaatcaataaatgttggaATGACCGCATTGGGACGGTCAGTGAAGGGAACAATTCACTGGGGCTGTTGGGTCAACATACACAGATAACGTAGATACAGTAATCAATACATGTTGGGATGACCGCATTGTGAAGGTCAGAGAAGGAAACAATTCACTGTGGCTGTTGGGTCAACATACACAGATAACGTAGATACAGTAATCAATAAATGTCGATGACCGCATTGGGACGGTCAGTAAAAGGAACAATTCACTGGGGCTATTGCGTCAACACTCACAGATAACATAGATACAGTAATCATTAAATGTTGGGATGACCACATTGGGACGGTCAGTGAAGGGAGCAATTCACCGGGGCTGTTGCGTCAACATACACAGATATCGTAGATACAGCAAACAATTAATGTTGGGATGACCGCATTGGGACGGTCAGTGAAGGGAACAATTCACCGGGGCTGTTGGGTCAACATACACAGATAACATAGATACAgtaatcaataaatgttgggaTGACCGCATTGGGACGGTCAGTGAAGGGAACAATTCACCGGAGCTGTTGCGTCAACATACACAGATAACGTAGATACAGTAAACAATAAATGTTGGAATGACCGCATTGGGACGGTCAGTAAAGGGAACAATTCACTGGGGCTATTGCGTCAACACTCACAGAGAATGTAGATACAGTAAACAATAAATGTTGGAATGACCGCATTGGGACGGTCAGTGAAGGGAACAATTCAATGGGACTGTTGGGTCAACACTCACAGATAACGTAGATACAgtaatcaataaatgttgggaTGGCCTAATTGGGGCGGTCAGTGAAGGGAACAATTCTCAAGCAAAAATTCAAAatctgaagatatttatttacaaataatctaTCAatcatgctttaaaataaaaatttttGACTGTAATAGTATCAAAATACtccatttcattgttttctgCTGAATGTTGTTTGCTTGCATCATTGCTTGGTTGTCTATGACGCCACAGTGACGTATTTGGTTGCGGTGCCGTAATCATTGGACGCGGTACAGACGTAGTTCCCGTAGTCGGCACTTTTAGCGTTGTTTACCACGTACAGGCCTGTAAGAGAGTAAACCAGTTTAGGTTTATTAGAGGTTATTAAGGACTGTCTCTGTTTATTGGCTGCGGCATGACGTCATCCAGCCGTGAAGTCATGATGATTGAGAGCGATTTAAAAGCCAAACGTGACATGAAATAGACGTAACGCCAAATTCCAGTCACATTTAGATATTATAAGTGTTGGTAAAAGTCAGTGGAATTTAATGTACCATGGCTTGATATCTAAACACTTTCCAAAGAACTATCTTGGTCCcgttttcttaattatttacgtccatcatttgaataatttaatcaATGTTAGTATAATTTCGTTTTATTTGTCACCTGAAGAAATCGGAttacctcggccattttccatcgaaaatatatgtacagtttacatttaactacTCTGCAAATAGTCAgagattattttgatatcattatatacTACATAGGTAGAATAAAAGGGTTAATACAATTCGTTTTTTCCAttagtgttatttaaaaaatggagaACTTGGTCACTGAAAAGGACACCAGGTGAAATTGTTACAAAAAGTATTAAGTTTCAGTACCGCCTCAGACTCAGACATGCATCTTttgatgaaagaaaacaaaacacatcttTATTCCAGTCCTTTTACCAAAAATATGCAAGTATAAGTAAAATATTCAAAGTATATATAACATAGCATAAGATCTACATAAATGCTTTGCTAGAAGGAAAGTTATACTGAAATTAAGATTTACAATTTTGAGTCTTCAGTCTGAACTCTGACTTGAGACTTTTTGTAATCCTGAGAGGCTGACTATGAACAGTTTCAATTCACTTCAGACCCAAGTGGCAAAACTACAATTCTTCATTGCATATTTACCTCCCTTGTAGTTGATTATTGATGATATAAATTgctaaattttttttttcttgatgcTGTCATATTTCTGTAAAAAGGAATAAAGAGAGTCAAATTTATCGGGACttcccaatcaacaatgtcttgtggatttgtgttgattgcagctatttttaaaaagatttatgcatttttgtcatTCGGAActactcggccatttttttcaaaaacaacctcggatgtatgcaggtacatctgttgaagtagttcgtaaaattttgaattatatcattaattaaatgtagtgttttagagttgtatatattgatctaagtttaaattgattgccattgaattgtattattgcaaacataataaagaatcccaagagttaagtcacaaagtttaactgctaaataaaattactacgcgatctacttgcagcggacttaaacgtaccactttttgagtatgtaaaccgtccaaatacatccgaggttgttttcgataaaatggccgaggagctccgaatggcatttttgtaacccggaaatgaatttcaaccgcgaaaattcattattttctgaataacattcttatttgacaaaatattatcaggatctctcaagacattgttggaGAAGTATTCtgtggcattttgacataatgacGAAGTACttatgtcgacagactttttcgcaataatgtgaatgctttttgatccataATCcgttaaaatcttctttttttaatttattcaactCCTTAATAACCCCAAACATGTcgccaaaaataaatgtttcgaCCCCCAAAAAGATCGTTTCTCAATTCCAAACATATgagtaatttaataaaagtgtttttctgagtctgagaCTGGTTtcttcggaactcctcggccatttacATCAAAAACCACGTCGGatttacttgtatatatatatggatggtttacaatgtcaaaaatctttacattttaaatacgttgcaagtagatcgcgtagtaatttcaatttagcatttaaactttgactttactcttggaaatcttaattattcatgcaaataatttacttcactggcaatcattttaaacaaaatgcacgTTCAAACACTAttatgaattaatattatttaaattttgacgAACTACTTCTACCAGCATTTATTTGagattgttttcaatgaaaaatggccgaggagttctgaaTGGTCTGATTCATGTCAGCTTTAACTGCATTTACAATCGGGCTGAAATTAAAGAACGCGTATCAAAACTATAAGCTAAGGCAGGTACCATTTTGAGAAGAGCTAGGGGCAATCGACCTTCTTCCGGTTTGTGTTTTAGCAATCGTCACAGAGGGCGATGGATTTCCGGTCGCCTGGCACGTGATGTCGCCACTTCCGCCTAACGCCACGTGCACAACGTCACTTGTGAACGGAGACAAAAATGACGGTTTCTCTGAAATAGTTTTGGGAagcatatttatttgtttttttgcatgtgATCGTAAAATGGTCGACAGTAATCTGTTTTTAGATGGTTAAAGGGGGACACATGTTTGGAAGTTAACTCAAAATCGCTCGGAGTCGCGTTCAAACGTAGTGACTGCATGCATATCTTTTTCTATGTCTTCATGTTCTTTCACTCTCATTTTTCAGAGATCTGATAATCATAAATCATTACGCATAGAATGCTCACCCTGGTGTTACAGTAGGAGAATGtcttttttaagaatttgattATCATATCTGCTTCATATACACCTCCTCTAAACGCCatctccaccactttacggtggtgcaaagaaaaagagctgtcgacacttccgtggtggagctgtgccctatgtttacatgaacaaacgtgagtatgatttatattttatttgataatttcatttaacggacatatttcaaaaatcggagtaccgtgtaagaacacgtCTACTGTaagctggttactatttcgtttcaatattgtgcaaactgtggtgccaggagcttttctcccgaatcggacttgtgcatattttgagatctgattgaatagcaagtacatttcggtgcttacatggatgcgaaacagtggctccagctcttttaggagctgtgtataaaaaagagtaaatgacacttccgagctagagcaaaagaacggatatcatcgtaaaacgcaagtatgactcgttattttatctaatatcacaattatgagggcttatttgagaaatcggggaatgcagtgccatataaatatgtttaatcttcacacgtatttcggttattttgtaaacatattgtttgtggagttataaaaccgattctcccatcaaacaaatgcatgtttacaaacgaaagtagaacattttcatcaattttcagctgaatttcactcaagaggcttacatttaagataaaacagtattatcgagtgcttttattttgtcgggaataaaaatgaccgcctgtttaccgaaataagcatgtttatactctttttctgggttgagctggagaCAAAGTAGTATGCAcaaccagcataatgttcaatgaacgATAAAtatagcaacttttgtattcattgcaAAAGCGTTTACtctttatattacttcaagcgcaaaacatactcgatagcgccaccactactcgacagcgcaaccactagggcaacagcgccaccacttttataaatatgtgttttttctctttttaagaagtgcttattaatTAGTGTTGTTGTGTTCAGCAttaggtactatacataacagttatgtttgcatgcgtgagaatgttcttacggggtgtgtgaccaccgaaatgtacttgctatgcaatcagatctcaaaatatcaacaagtacgattcgggagaaaagctcctggcaccacagtttgaacaatattgaaacgaaatagtaaccagcctacagtagaagtgttttTACACGGTACTCcgatttttgaaatatgtccgttaaatgaaattatcaaataaaatataaatcatactcacgtttgttcatgtaaacatagggcacagctccaccacggaagtgtcgacagctctttttctttgcaccaccgtaaagtggtggagctggcgtttagaggccgtgataTAAGctcaattttaatgatatagtatattttaaaaagctaTCGTACTGTAACATTCACAATCGGCCGCAAGTGCTCTGAAGTCCTTCCCCTTAAGACCTGGAAGGCCGGCATCCCCCGGGTCCCCTTTCGTTCCATTTGCTCCGGGGTCACCTTTTGACCCGTTTATCGCTTTAAAGGGGTCTCCAGCGGGGCCGGCCGTACCGTTGTCACCACGATCCCCTTTCAAGCCGGGATCTCCCTGGAAAATAGAGGAATGTTGCTGAGAAGTAACGGTAACAAAATGGTCCGCAGTGGGACCGGCTATACTTTAGTCGCCACGATTATCTTTCGAGTCTGGCTCTTACTGGAATATACAATCGTTACAACTCGGCAATCTACGACAAGCTCGGAAATATGATTCAAGATATACACACCTTTGGTGTGGCCGCCGGCGATCAACTCAACCACTATAAGGCATATTCTTAAAACTGGTCTGGCCTGGCCTACTGACTCAACATTTTGTGTCCGGCCAGGCCATACCAGGTTTTAAAACATGCCCCATTATAACACTAATTGACCTATACGATAACGTTCACAATGCTCTCAAGTGAATTATTCGTGTCTTAAGAACGCTTTAATGATagttaaaaatgaattttcaggACATGTATAATGTCACTTCTTCTCCTCCCTAAAACGTTATATTATGATCTCTGaccattaaaaacaaatacaaaaagttaTCAATAAGGCACCGCGATGATCGACTAATTTAAAAGACCTGAGGTAATATCTAGATAATAGCCGTGGTTTTTCGATTGtggaaaaaacaaacagagGGTGCTGAGAAGTACGGTATCTTAATGGTTTCCAGCGGGCCCGGCTATTGCTATTACCGGAATTCCTTTGACGCCGTCAGCCCCATCATACCCGGGCGGACCGTTATCTCCATAATCGCCCTTGTCCCCTGGCGGTCCCCTCGGTCCATTATCACCACGTGACCCCTGAAATGGACATATACCGTTTAAGTTAAACTTCTAGACCACTCTTACATTTTCGAAAAACGACTGCATACATAGAAATgtcgaaccccgttagctcgaatTCCAAGTGACcgtcgaaaatacctcgagcctcggtaaaattcgagccaagccaGACTGCTTtataaaaatcggtccttttcatccagttcgagccaacgaggagttcgagccaagcaagttcgaATTAACGGGGTTCAACTGTTGTTTGATAATAGCGCATCAcgtaaaataaacatcatattCATGCTTAGTTGTAAATCTTACCTTATATCCAGTGTCCCCTTGTTCTCCCTTATAGCCCGGCTCCCCATTTGACCCAATTGACCCTTTGTCACCTTTGACCCCTGGTAGACCCAGCGATCCTTGCATACCTGGTGGTTTCGGTAATATAAGAAGTAAATTGAATGTGCAAAGGCAAACGATAAAACATGATGTGCGCATTGTTAATGGTCGTTTATCAAagaactaaaaatatttttattcggttttcacattttcaaatcTTTTGAGGTCGCGTCAACTCAGAAAATAACAGTTATCTGAACAAATTTCTATGTCGTGTTGATACATCAGCATGATTAAAACTGGCTAACTGCTAACACTTTTATAGACATATGAAGGATAACATACCTGGGTTTCCGAATGTCCCGTTGTCGCCTTGTGGACCTGAAGGAAAAATTTGAGtaccattaacaaatttatatGATCAGTCAAGGACAATACGCCCTACTTAAGCGTGGTTAAATAAAATGTGCACATGGTCGCTTATATCATGTGCCCATGAAAACTAATGGCATGTGTTCGTGGCCATTAATATCATGTGCCCATGGAAACTAATGGCATGTGTTCGTGGCCATTAATAGCATGTGCCCATAGTCACTAATGTCATATCCCCATAGTCACTAATGTCATATCCCCATAGTCACTAATGTCATATCCCAATGGTCACTCATGTCATATTCCCATAGTCACTTATGTTATATGCCCAAAGTCACTAATGTCATATGCCCATAGTCACTTATGTCATGTGCCCATGGTCATTAATGTGATATGTCCATGGCCATTAATAGCATGTGCCCATGGTCAGTAATATCATATCCCCATGGTCACTTAGGTCATGTACCCATGGTCACTAATTTCATGTGCCTATGGTCACTAATGTCATTTGCACATGGTTACTAAGTTCATGTTCCTATGGTCATCAATGTCATGTGCATATATGATCATTTATGCCATGTGCCTATGTTACATGCTCAATAAAAATAACAGGCCAGTACCGTAGATTTTTATCACAATGCATTCATTTCTACGCCTCGCAAGGCATTCTGTCAACCTTCACCGACATTTTCCGTTTGTGACATATTTTGTCTATGGCAAAGATAGCTAAAGGAATTTCAGTAGAATCAGGTTTGTGAATTAAAAAATCTATTGATATAATTAACTCGAACTCGTATCCActttcaaaaaaatgtaattatcgAAATCGGTTCGAATCCCGGCcaggtcaccaagccggacaagtgggttttctccggatATTTCGGTTCCATCCAcaaacacaacacaagaccGAACTCTCCCGTAACATCTTGTCAACGAAatttattaatgtaatattttaagaacgtgtttcacaatcgttgtcaactaaataagttgaatatacagtcgaacttcgttggctcgaagtccCAGTGACCGGCGAAtaacctcgagcctcgggaatATCGAGCCAAGTGGGAAtacttaccttcagtataaagaaataggTCTTTtatatccagttcgagccaacgagaaaatcgagccaagcgagttcgagccaacggggttatactgtaaatgaaatgttattggCTTACCAAAGTAAATGGGACAGGTGTCATTAGGTGGGTGACAGTACTTTTCAAAGACAGCTTCCTATAAAAAAGAGATATTTAAATCGACAAATGAGTGTACAAATATACAACAGAGGTAGCGAACTTGTAACGCCCGCCCGGAAAAATCCCAACCAACCTAAGGCTATTGCTAGTGGAGTTATACGAACATTGCAAAACATGAACGTGGACATTCGACAGCTGCACGTAccttaatttaaaagtaaaaggtGTAGGAAGATGCGCAAAGGAAATGTACGATGTATTAATATAAATGCACTACAGTCAAACATCGTTCGCTCGAACTCTCATGGACCGgcaatacctcgagcctcggaaaattcgagcctaGCGGGAacgtttaccttcagtataaagaaatcggtcccatacatctagttcgaggcaacgaggaaatcgaaccaagcgagttcgagccaacgggttttgactgtattatgtttaactttttaatatcaaacgAGTTAAgcaaaaggtgttttttttgtgtgtgttgaaaatatttcagccaatgaggtt
Coding sequences:
- the LOC128221748 gene encoding collagen alpha-1(XXVIII) chain-like, translating into MKRRTDKERLVEQERTRAVGCVAVLAAVCSMMSVGFIASSVYLYQLNTSIADQDSALNDQIDALLNKLGETTPETPWQSEPDSVTDDDVIFGTDPEVATQLHQMMTEMMEAGLAVGQVHVTRKRTLVFDLIFAAQEAVFEKYCHPPNDTCPIYFGPQGDNGTFGNPGMQGSLGLPGVKGDKGSIGSNGEPGYKGEQGDTGYKGSRGDNGPRGPPGDKGDYGDNGPPGYDGADGVKGIPGDPGLKGDRGDNGTAGPAGDPFKAINGSKGDPGANGTKGDPGDAGLPGLKGKDFRALAADCECYKKPSFLSPFTSDVVHVALGGSGDITCQATGNPSPSVTIAKTQTGRRSIAPSSSQNGLYVVNNAKSADYGNYVCTASNDYGTATKYVTVAS